A part of bacterium genomic DNA contains:
- a CDS encoding YbaB/EbfC family nucleoid-associated protein, translated as MDMNKIMKQAQKMQREMAQKQEALSQMTFEASSGGGMVTAKVNGKQELLELKIEPDVVDKSDVAMLQDLVIAAVNEAHRRAQDEIQKEMSSLMGGMSMPGLF; from the coding sequence ATGGACATGAACAAGATCATGAAGCAGGCCCAGAAGATGCAACGCGAGATGGCCCAGAAGCAGGAAGCCCTGAGCCAGATGACCTTCGAGGCCTCGAGCGGCGGCGGCATGGTGACAGCCAAGGTCAACGGCAAGCAGGAATTGCTCGAGCTCAAGATCGAGCCCGACGTGGTCGACAAGAGCGACGTCGCCATGCTCCAGGATTTGGTCATCGCCGCGGTCAACGAGGCCCACCGCCGGGCCCAAGACGAGATTCAGAAGGAAATGTCCTCGCTGATGGGCGGGATGTCGATGCCGGGACTTTTCTGA
- the recR gene encoding recombination mediator RecR: MASPIEVLIHYLSQLPGIGEKTATRLTFFILRQKKSYATELAAALGALHEKVGFCRRCQNLTEENPCRLCADPKRDPRLLLVVESPQDMLAIERSQSYRGLYHILHGAISPLEGVGPNELKISELLGRLAPEGIEEVILATNPNVEGEATSLYLQKILLPLGMKVTRIASGVPVGSGIEYLDPLTLKKALEGRQVL, encoded by the coding sequence ATGGCTTCTCCGATCGAAGTTCTGATTCATTACCTCAGCCAGCTGCCCGGCATCGGCGAGAAGACGGCGACCCGCCTGACTTTCTTCATCCTGCGGCAGAAGAAGAGCTACGCCACCGAGTTGGCCGCGGCCTTGGGCGCCCTCCACGAGAAGGTCGGCTTTTGCCGGCGCTGCCAAAACTTGACCGAGGAGAATCCCTGCCGGCTCTGCGCCGACCCGAAACGCGATCCGAGACTCTTGCTGGTCGTGGAGTCGCCGCAGGACATGCTGGCCATCGAGCGGAGCCAAAGCTACCGCGGCCTTTACCACATCTTGCACGGCGCGATTTCGCCGCTGGAAGGGGTCGGGCCCAATGAGCTGAAAATTTCGGAATTGCTCGGCCGTTTGGCACCGGAAGGCATCGAGGAAGTGATCCTGGCCACCAATCCCAACGTCGAGGGCGAGGCGACCTCGCTCTACCTGCAGAAAATCCTTCTACCCCTCGGCATGAAGGTCACCCGCATCGCCTCGGGCGTGCCGGTGGGCAGCGGGATCGAGTATCTCGACCCGCTCACCCTGAAGAAGGCCTTGGAAGGGCGTCAGGTTTTGTAG
- a CDS encoding ADP-ribosylation factor-like protein, with the protein MSFINYQSKEINFKIVYYGPAQSGKTTCLEYLFEKTKGKSKAEMIRQESNERTLFFDFMPLFLSEIKGYKTRFHLYTVPGQVLYEDSRKLILKGVDGVVFVADSSVDQMEANLRSLDSLQTNLTEQGVSLDTIPFLVQYNKRDLPNAANVEAMRKLLNPHQAPDFETIATKGESVFEGFSRIAKEVIREYAENG; encoded by the coding sequence ATGTCTTTCATCAATTATCAGAGCAAAGAGATCAATTTTAAGATCGTCTACTACGGGCCGGCCCAGTCCGGCAAAACCACCTGCCTGGAGTATCTCTTCGAGAAGACCAAGGGCAAATCGAAGGCCGAGATGATCCGCCAAGAGTCGAATGAGCGGACCCTGTTCTTCGACTTCATGCCGCTATTCCTGAGCGAGATCAAAGGCTACAAGACCCGCTTCCATCTGTACACGGTGCCGGGCCAGGTTTTGTACGAGGACAGCCGCAAGCTGATCTTGAAGGGCGTCGACGGCGTGGTCTTCGTCGCCGACAGCTCGGTCGATCAAATGGAGGCCAACCTCCGCTCGCTCGACAGCCTCCAAACCAACCTCACCGAGCAGGGCGTGAGCTTGGATACGATTCCCTTCCTGGTCCAATACAACAAGCGCGACTTGCCCAATGCCGCCAACGTCGAGGCGATGCGCAAGCTGCTCAATCCCCACCAGGCGCCGGACTTCGAGACCATCGCCACCAAGGGCGAAAGCGTCTTCGAGGGTTTCAGCCGCATCGCCAAAGAAGTCATCCGCGAATACGCCGAGAACGGATGA
- a CDS encoding ABC transporter ATP-binding protein — MLLIDDLHVHYGAVHALKGVSLHVKAGEIVTLIGSNGAGKTTLVRTVSGLIRPSRGRLEYETPGLRVDLARSPSHEIVRQGVAQVPEGRMVFANLSVKDNLELGAYGRRDRKNFGSDMERIFQLFPRLKERIEQNAGTLSGGEQQMLAIGRALMSRPSLLLLDEPSLGIAPALVQQIFKTLVEINREGATIFLIEQDAFLALETAHRAYVLETGQITMEGKASDLLQDPKIRKAYLGEA; from the coding sequence ATGCTCCTGATCGACGACCTCCATGTCCACTACGGCGCGGTCCATGCCCTCAAAGGCGTCAGCCTCCACGTCAAAGCCGGCGAGATCGTGACCTTGATCGGCAGCAACGGCGCCGGCAAGACGACCCTGGTCCGCACGGTCAGCGGGTTGATCCGGCCGAGCCGGGGCCGGCTTGAATATGAGACACCGGGGCTGCGGGTCGATTTGGCGCGGAGCCCGAGCCACGAGATCGTCCGCCAAGGCGTGGCCCAGGTGCCGGAGGGCCGGATGGTCTTCGCCAACTTGAGCGTGAAGGACAATTTGGAGCTCGGCGCCTACGGCCGGCGGGACCGCAAGAATTTCGGCTCCGACATGGAGCGGATCTTCCAGCTCTTCCCGCGCTTGAAAGAACGGATCGAGCAGAACGCCGGCACCCTAAGCGGCGGCGAGCAGCAGATGCTGGCCATCGGCCGGGCCCTGATGAGCCGGCCTTCGCTCCTGCTCCTGGACGAGCCCTCGCTGGGCATCGCCCCGGCCTTGGTCCAGCAGATCTTCAAGACCTTGGTCGAGATCAACCGCGAGGGCGCGACGATCTTCCTCATCGAGCAGGACGCCTTCTTGGCCCTCGAGACGGCCCACCGGGCCTACGTCCTCGAAACCGGTCAAATCACGATGGAAGGCAAGGCCTCCGACCTTTTGCAGGATCCTAAAATTCGGAAGGCCTATTTAGGGGAAGCCTAA